TGGGCGTCCGGGTGAGCGCGTCTTTTGAACCCGAGAAACTCGCCGGCGCCTCGGTTGCGCTTCACTCCACCGGGTCTCGCCTCGTCGCCGTGCTTGACCAGCTCCTGGCGCTGGTGGAGTCCGGGCTCGACGTGATTTCCACGTGCGAAGAGCTCGCCTGGCCCTGGTTTCACCACGCCGATCAGGCGCGGATTCTGGATCGGGCGGCGCGTCGCGCCGGGACGACGGTGGTGGGCACC
This Bacillota bacterium DNA region includes the following protein-coding sequences:
- a CDS encoding dihydrodipicolinate reductase; this encodes MPSVGQHQMVGVVQIGLGPIGQGIVRRLLQMPGVRLVGAVDPAPDKAGRDVGALVGGGPLGVRVSASFEPEKLAGASVALHSTGSRLVAVLDQLLALVESGLDVISTCEELAWPWFHHADQARILDRAARRAGTTVVGT